Proteins from one Rubidibacter lacunae KORDI 51-2 genomic window:
- a CDS encoding DUF3084 domain-containing protein, with product MTSAYILIVAILLLGGVLAALGDRIGSKVGKARLRLFKLRPRQTAVVVTVMTGTAIAASTLGIMLALSESLRDGLFRLDEIQTKRREIEKELASVSEEKERVDEELAAVSFAQERALVNLERTNADFTAAQSQLATVTEEVAGLRGEREELVAERDRLQEQIAERDTELTRQEQEIAAQEERLDASAVRLKDLEAQRSTLQSEIQARDRRIANLDTAIAQRDEVLSDLTQKTADLREEVAKLEQYFQYYQALRQGDVALVRGQTLAINVVRLNDPAFGKTVVDVVLREANRFAIAQTQPGVSTIERQIIEVSREQVEQLVEAIGDGNEYVIQVLSAGNYLLGEENIRVILNVATNREVFGAGDVIASVSVESTDDFTARLELLLVAAQFQAQRAGLLGKIRVGADDLGTVRFIERIVDTDAAVEQIRAIASDTTYAAGPLELQLVALYNGETAIDSDPENEDSSDRNADGIDGSNPERDE from the coding sequence ATGACCAGCGCCTACATTTTGATTGTTGCCATTCTGCTCTTGGGCGGGGTCCTGGCAGCACTAGGCGATCGCATCGGCTCGAAAGTGGGCAAGGCGCGCTTGCGGTTGTTTAAGTTGCGCCCGCGTCAGACTGCTGTGGTCGTAACGGTGATGACGGGAACGGCAATCGCAGCCTCAACCTTGGGCATTATGCTGGCCCTGAGCGAGTCGTTACGCGACGGACTGTTTCGTCTCGACGAAATTCAAACCAAACGCCGCGAGATCGAGAAGGAACTAGCAAGCGTCTCGGAGGAAAAGGAACGGGTTGACGAGGAGCTGGCAGCCGTCAGCTTTGCACAAGAGCGCGCCTTGGTTAATTTAGAGCGCACGAACGCCGACTTCACAGCCGCACAGTCGCAGCTTGCCACCGTGACCGAGGAAGTTGCCGGGTTGCGCGGCGAACGCGAGGAATTAGTTGCGGAGCGCGATCGCTTGCAGGAGCAAATTGCCGAACGCGATACCGAACTGACCCGCCAAGAGCAAGAAATCGCCGCCCAAGAAGAACGCCTCGATGCCAGTGCCGTGCGCTTGAAAGACCTCGAAGCTCAACGCAGCACGTTACAGTCGGAAATTCAGGCGCGCGATCGCCGCATTGCCAACCTCGATACTGCGATCGCGCAGCGAGATGAAGTGTTGAGCGACCTCACACAGAAAACGGCTGATTTGCGCGAGGAAGTTGCCAAGCTAGAACAGTACTTCCAGTATTACCAAGCACTGCGACAAGGAGACGTGGCACTTGTCCGCGGTCAAACCCTGGCGATCAACGTCGTCCGCCTTAACGATCCGGCCTTTGGCAAAACTGTAGTAGACGTGGTGTTGCGCGAAGCCAATCGCTTCGCGATCGCACAGACGCAGCCCGGCGTCTCGACAATCGAGCGGCAGATTATTGAGGTTTCGCGCGAGCAGGTAGAACAACTTGTTGAGGCGATCGGCGACGGCAATGAGTACGTCATACAGGTGCTCTCGGCTGGTAATTACCTGCTCGGCGAAGAGAACATCCGCGTGATTCTGAATGTAGCAACCAATCGCGAGGTGTTCGGGGCGGGAGATGTAATCGCGTCGGTGTCGGTTGAGTCGACAGACGATTTTACCGCTCGGTTGGAGCTGTTGTTGGTAGCAGCGCAGTTTCAGGCGCAGCGGGCCGGGCTCCTGGGGAAAATTCGCGTCGGTGCGGACGATCTCGGGACGGTGCGCTTCATCGAGCGCATTGTGGATACCGATGCCGCCGTCGAGCAGATTCGCGCGATCGCGTCGGATACCACCTACGCTGCAGGACCGCTGGAGTTGCAGCTCGTGGCTCTGTATAACGGAGAGACCGCGATCGACAGCGATCCCGAGAACGAGGACAGCTCCGATCGCAATGCTGATGGTATCGACGGGTCCAACCCGGAGCGGGACGAATGA